Below is a window of Brassica napus cultivar Da-Ae chromosome A5, Da-Ae, whole genome shotgun sequence DNA.
TAACATTTGGATCTCCGGGCGAGAGTCGGTTAGCTAGTGTTGAATTATTTAACTAGGCCCAATTTGATCAGAAAAAAAACTAGGCCCAGCCCAGTAAATTTATGTtaactttttcctttttttttttttttttttttttgtaacatgttAACTTTTTCCTATTTGGTATTCTTCATATTCTATAGTTTAATAAAATTAGCTAGTAAGAAAAGTaaacatatgttttaaaaatcatttaagtttttaaaaatatatttagagggTGGTAGTGTAAGTTTGATTTATAGTGATCTGTAACAAAAATAGATtatattgttattggtttacaGATTTTCGCATTCTTTAAAAACATTAGTATTAGTGGTTTAGTGCTCTTttaattctatttaaaattccacgttattcaaaaaatttggattttagTGATTTTATATGTTTGTTAAAATTATTGTTGCTGATAGTTGTATTCTAAACAAATTAACTCATAAAACAAGATTTTGTAGGGATACTACATACATCatctcttgattttttttatagaaataaattgttaaaaggtctttgaaaatattatagtttgatattttcataatttttctcAATATAAAAATTTTTCTCTAATCCTTGACAAAATTGTTAAATTTgtcaacttttaaaatcaacGAGCATTATGTAAATCACAAATTTTCAACTAACTACATAAATCAAATTCCCAGTAATTTCCCCTAAGTATTCTTAAATagttgaaagttgaaatttgatatttaatttaataatatcttAAGAAATTGGTATGTCACCAGATTATGCAATGGCATTTATGTGTTCAAATGTTAGTCATCCTATGCATTCCCATACGAGAAAGAGTAACACAAGATATAAGATCAAACACACATTAAACTACGTACAATGGAGGTATTGAATAAAAGATTCAATAGTTGAATTTATACAATGAGAttgttgaaaaataaaatttgatgatGTGGATTAACTGGTGTTGAAAATATTCAACATGTTGAATAAGAAAAAATGAAGATCGTTGACAACACATGTTACATTCTAAAgatgtttgatattttgatattatcttagttatttaaaaccaattaatctcattataaattaaataatttatttttatttttatactaaaatttatcatttaaattatctataaatagaaaataggtttatttaatttggatatagaaaaaaataattattaattaataaaatagagtgttgaattttatttaacaaaaccaTTGTAGTGGATAAAAGTTGAATGTATGTTGAATGATGATatggaagaaagagaagatggCATAGAGTGTTAAAAGATAAAATGGAAAATGTTGAATCTTGAAACCATTGTACATAGTCTTACACGTTAGTATATATTGTTGGTTGTTTTCGCTGAGAAACACACCAAGACTAGGATGTGACACATTGATTTACAATATAGTGATTTAAATGAAACCCTTCAGCTAAACATCTCAAAACTCATGAGGGAAGattcataattaaatatttaactgTATTGCCAATATCCTTTTCTATTGCTCTCTTTTGGGAGATTTGGTGAGTGTGCCAAAAACTATGTCCCATAGCGACGATGTTACACCAAATCCCTTGTCATGAATCCTGAAGTGATGGCTCAAATGGTATTTCTGAAGAaatcattaagaaaaaaaaactctctataGCCGATCGATTAGTAAAGTCTTGTTTAATGACTTgactttgttttaccttgagaTTTTTGGTCACTGCTCTAGTTGGGTGTGCATGGTGAAGGTAGTAGTGAGTAACATCGTACATCACGTACCCAAGCATGCCGCCTCCAAACAGTGCAGGTGTGACTGAAGGAGTTGTGAAAAGCTTCACAAGGTTCCAGAACTGTGACACAAGATAATAATAAGACGatctaagtttctttttttgtgtgAAACTAGGAATAATGGTGGAGATAGTGTGGATGATGATCAAATGTTTACAGGAAAGCATAAAACTGCTGTAGCAGCAGGAGGAAAGACGAGTCGAAGATGGTCCATTGGGTGCTTGTGATGGCATCCGTGAATAAGATAGTGTGCCGTGTTTCCCCTGAAATTGTTCCACAATAACATTAGCATGAGTACTATGTACATGAAATGTGACATAATagagagtgtgtgtgtgtgtgtaactAACCAGTAACTCTTTGTCTTTATGTGGAAAAGGAACCGGTGAAGAGTGTATTCTATCAACGTCCAGATAAATATTCCCAAGGCTATCAGTGGGACGATTTCTGGAAGTGAAAGGCCCCTGCTTACCGACATGGAGATGCACCAGACTGAAAGAGTCAAGAACTGTTTCCATTGCAAATATGTTACAGAATGGAGATCAGAGGCTTATTGACATTGCcaattatttaaatatgtagaattgaaaaaggagagagagactTATATACCTCCCAAAAGTCACTGTGGAAAAAACGAGGGCCTTTCTTTGTCACAATGGGTTGGTGAACCCATTCCTCGTAGGTTTCACCGAGATGACCAACCTGTAAAACATCCAAAGCAATGACAAGAGGGTTGAACATAACTTTAATTATCACTAATAAATAAGAGCAAAAAAATATTGGGTGATTAGAGGCAACGTtgaaatcccctatatattaaaggagaagcacTTTTAAAACTTACCTTAAAGATTATTGGCAATGTGTGTGACGTGGCCTCATGAGAAGCTTTTATTTAGCAAAACGCTTAGGTGTCACGCAGAAAACGCTCCTcacaaaaagtttgaatttaatgcaaacaaaaatattccTTAAACAGAACTTTATATTAATAGAAATTTAAGCTCAAGGTTTACGACTTGCGTGTTTTTAAACGTGCTCTGAGAAATAAGTTAttgactagattttgacccgcgcaggcgcgcgggtgtatattttgaaaaatatgttgatatttgtttttcatgtaattattaggatttggatgaatccgaggaacataaccgataccgatccaaagatatagtaccaaacccaaacataaattgattaaatattctaattattcaaaattttgttatttagagaaccgaatctgatccgaaccgaagtatttgggtatccgaatttatctaaaaataattaatatacttatttatttaattatttttagatttaacgtatataaaacatcaaaaatgatacttttaaattggtttaaatacttgaaaatatatatagatagtcaaaagtaaatatctgaaatagttaaagtatactcaaatcaccaaaaatacttaaaataattattgatttcgtatccaaaattttaaatcaagccaattgatatgttaagcttaagtattatgacatatgttattcaaatttatacgtaatatattattttatttatacattttgagaaatttaaaatatataatgatttaagactttaaaataatttaaattagttatccaaacccaaaccaaacccgcaaagatccaaatcgaactcaaaccaaactttagaaacattctaataaggctgaaatctttgaccccgaaaacccaaaatacaaaccgatcagaactaaacccgtatgggtatccaaaagcccatccctagtcattattatatatcgtattttatcatcatataattaatcgtattttatatgtaccatcatataagtaatcatataattaatagtatttaatacataccatcatataaataattacatatattatatttttaaaacttaatatgaaatatgaaaaccataatttgagttggtatttcaaattgggctttgtattatatttttcttatatatattgacaatatttttttataatggttattgaaaaatagtttagtaaaaatccatttttgaatatatgtatatttttgaatcaatttttgatataaatcaaatttgaattattattttgatttgaaatatgtatataaagtttaaattttgttttatggttagtttagaaaaaaaaatttagggaattagattgacccattttagtatattttaaaagtggcctagataactttcaatttttaaaaaaacataagcccattattttttttcttaatactactatccttgttttcaaacaaaaatatttttttttaaagactgcaatcaatgtttccaaacactccaaatttttaaaagtcctattcaagtctccaaacactccaattttgtacttgagttttaataagatagactagattttgacccgcacgcccgtgcgggtgtatttttaaaataaaattatgatgctatttgatttttatgtcactatttaggattggacaaaaaactcgaattcgaagaattgaaccgatcccaatccgaataagtagtattaaatccgaaccggaattgattaaatatccgaattattcaaaattttggtatttgaaaactgaaatccgatccgaaccgaaccgaagtattttgggtatccaaaatagatttatatacttatatatattaattatttttagattttatatatataaaaacatccagaatatatatg
It encodes the following:
- the LOC125609341 gene encoding dihydroceramide fatty acyl 2-hydroxylase FAH1-like; the encoded protein is MSVSRGLSLPEIVPLIALGIFIWTLIEYTLHRFLFHIKTKSYWGNTAHYLIHGCHHKHPMDHLRLVFPPAATAVLCFPFWNLVKLFTTPSVTPALFGGGMLGYVMYDVTHYYLHHAHPTRAVTKNLKKYHLSHHFRIHDKGFGVTSSLWDIVFGTLTKSPKREQ